The proteins below come from a single Isoptericola dokdonensis DS-3 genomic window:
- the sdhA gene encoding succinate dehydrogenase flavoprotein subunit translates to MQTHQYDVVIVGAGGAGMRAALEASKEARTAVISKLYPTRSHTGAAQGGMAAALANVEDDNWEWHTFDTVKGGDYLVDQDAAEILAKEAIDSVLDLERMGLPFNRTPEGRIDQRRFGGHTRDHGQAAVRRACYAADRTGHMILQTLYQNCVKQDVEFFNEFYVLDLLTDHDLTTEELEDGAEVNATGVVAYDLASGEIHVFQAKAIIFATGGAGKIFKTTSNAHTLTGDGMALAYRRGLPLEDMEFFQFHPTGLAGLGILLSEAARGEGGILRNSDGERFMERYAPTIKDLAPRDIVARSMANEVREGRGAGPNKDYVLLDLTHLEPAHIDAKLPDITEFARTYLGIEPYTEPVPVFPTAHYAMGGVPTNVSGEVLRDGHNVVKGLYAAGEVACVSVHGSNRLGTNSLLDINVFGKRSGRSAAAYAKTVAQHLDLPENPAARVEAQLAEMRDRPDGDRVADVRKALQETMDANAQVFRTADSLNQALSDIRELQQRYRNVSVQDKGKLFNTDLLEAIELGFLLDIAEVTVVAALNRKESRGGHYREDFPNRDDANYMLHTMAYRRPTAAPDVAEGHVEGYFDHVESFDDYKVVLGSKTVTQTRYEPMERKY, encoded by the coding sequence ATGCAGACCCACCAGTACGACGTCGTCATCGTCGGCGCAGGCGGCGCCGGGATGCGCGCGGCGCTCGAGGCCTCGAAGGAGGCCCGCACCGCGGTCATCTCCAAGCTCTACCCCACGCGTTCCCACACGGGCGCGGCGCAGGGCGGCATGGCCGCCGCGCTCGCCAACGTCGAGGACGACAACTGGGAGTGGCACACCTTCGACACGGTCAAGGGCGGCGACTACCTCGTCGACCAGGACGCCGCGGAGATCCTCGCGAAGGAGGCCATCGACTCCGTCCTCGACCTGGAGCGGATGGGCCTGCCCTTCAACCGCACCCCCGAGGGCCGCATCGACCAGCGCCGCTTCGGCGGGCACACGCGTGACCACGGCCAGGCCGCGGTGCGCCGCGCCTGCTACGCCGCGGACCGCACCGGCCACATGATCCTGCAGACGCTGTACCAGAACTGCGTCAAGCAGGACGTCGAGTTCTTCAACGAGTTCTACGTCCTCGACCTGCTCACGGACCACGACCTCACCACCGAGGAGCTGGAGGACGGCGCCGAGGTCAACGCGACCGGCGTCGTCGCCTACGACCTCGCCTCCGGCGAGATCCACGTCTTCCAGGCCAAGGCGATCATCTTCGCCACCGGCGGCGCGGGCAAGATCTTCAAGACGACCTCCAACGCGCACACCCTCACCGGTGACGGCATGGCCCTGGCCTACCGCCGCGGCCTGCCGCTGGAGGACATGGAGTTCTTCCAGTTCCACCCGACAGGCCTGGCCGGCCTCGGCATCCTGCTCTCGGAGGCCGCGCGCGGCGAGGGCGGCATCCTGCGCAACTCGGACGGCGAGCGCTTCATGGAGCGCTACGCCCCCACGATCAAGGACCTCGCCCCGCGCGACATCGTCGCGAGGTCCATGGCGAACGAGGTCCGCGAGGGCCGTGGCGCAGGGCCGAACAAGGACTACGTCCTGCTCGACCTCACCCACCTCGAGCCCGCGCACATCGACGCCAAGCTGCCGGACATCACCGAGTTCGCACGCACGTACCTCGGCATCGAGCCGTACACCGAGCCCGTCCCGGTGTTCCCCACGGCCCACTACGCCATGGGCGGCGTGCCCACGAACGTGTCCGGCGAGGTCCTGCGCGACGGCCACAACGTCGTCAAGGGCCTCTACGCCGCCGGCGAGGTCGCCTGCGTCTCCGTGCACGGCTCCAACCGTCTCGGCACCAACTCGCTGCTGGACATCAACGTCTTCGGCAAGCGCTCGGGCCGTTCCGCGGCCGCGTACGCCAAGACGGTCGCCCAGCACCTCGACCTGCCGGAGAACCCCGCCGCCCGCGTCGAGGCGCAGCTCGCCGAGATGCGCGACCGCCCCGACGGCGACCGCGTCGCGGACGTGCGCAAGGCCCTCCAGGAGACGATGGACGCGAACGCCCAGGTGTTCCGCACCGCGGACTCCCTGAACCAGGCGCTGTCCGACATCCGTGAGCTCCAGCAGCGCTACCGCAACGTGTCCGTCCAGGACAAGGGCAAGCTCTTCAACACCGACCTCCTCGAGGCCATCGAGCTCGGGTTCCTCCTTGACATCGCCGAGGTGACGGTCGTCGCCGCGCTCAACCGCAAGGAGTCCCGCGGCGGGCACTACCGCGAGGACTTCCCGAACCGCGACGACGCCAACTACATGCTGCACACGATGGCGTACCGCCGTCCGACGGCAGCGCCCGACGTGGCCGAGGGCCACGTCGAGGGCTACTTCGACCACGTCGAGTCCTTCGACGACTACAAGGTCGTGCTGGGGTCCAAGACCGTCACCCAGACGCGCTACGAGCCGATGGAGCGGAAGTACTGA
- a CDS encoding succinate dehydrogenase iron-sulfur subunit has protein sequence MTAVLENTDAAATPKAGEIPSFEVTLKIRRFNPEVSDEATWEEHTVTAYGTDRILDALHKIKWDIDGSLTFRRSCAHGVCGSDAMRINGRNRLACKTLLKDVNPDKPITVEPIKGLPVIKDLVVDMEPFFASYREIMPFLITSGNEPSREHIQSQADRERFDDTTKCILCAACTSSCPVFWTDGQYFGPAAIVNAHRFIFDSRDEGATQRLEILNDKEGVWRCRTTFNCTEACPRGIEVTKAIQEVKRAMITRAF, from the coding sequence ATGACTGCTGTTCTCGAGAATACCGACGCGGCCGCCACGCCCAAGGCGGGCGAGATCCCCTCGTTCGAGGTCACGCTGAAGATCCGTCGCTTCAACCCCGAGGTATCCGACGAGGCCACGTGGGAGGAGCACACCGTCACCGCGTACGGGACGGACCGCATCCTCGACGCCCTGCACAAGATCAAGTGGGACATCGACGGCTCGCTGACGTTCCGCCGCTCGTGCGCGCACGGCGTGTGCGGGTCCGACGCGATGCGCATCAACGGTCGCAACCGGCTCGCCTGCAAGACGCTCCTCAAGGACGTCAACCCCGACAAGCCGATCACCGTCGAGCCCATCAAGGGTCTGCCCGTCATCAAGGACCTCGTGGTCGACATGGAGCCGTTCTTCGCCTCCTACCGCGAGATCATGCCGTTCCTCATCACCTCCGGGAACGAGCCCAGCCGCGAGCACATCCAGTCCCAGGCCGACCGCGAGCGGTTCGACGACACCACCAAGTGCATCCTGTGCGCCGCGTGCACGTCGTCCTGCCCGGTGTTCTGGACCGACGGCCAGTACTTCGGCCCCGCCGCCATCGTCAACGCGCACCGGTTCATCTTCGACTCGCGCGACGAGGGCGCCACCCAGCGTCTGGAGATCCTCAACGACAAGGAGGGCGTGTGGCGCTGCCGCACGACCTTCAACTGCACCGAGGCCTGCCCCCGCGGCATCGAGGTCACCAAGGCCATCCAGGAGGTCAAGCGGGCGATGATCACCCGCGCCTTCTGA